From a region of the Methanobrevibacter sp. TMH8 genome:
- a CDS encoding ABC transporter permease subunit produces the protein SGGIIIAQFFVALPYAVRTLYSTFNYIDPRYEFVSRSLGYNEISTFVNVTLPMAKNGLFASGIISLARCIGTFASVLFVGGGILMKTETLAVSMYLNLSTGDIDMAITAGILLVVISFITIAVMERYAQEHHI, from the coding sequence AGTGGAGGAATAATAATAGCACAATTTTTTGTAGCATTGCCCTATGCAGTTAGAACATTATATTCTACTTTTAACTATATAGATCCTCGATATGAATTTGTTTCTCGTAGTCTTGGATATAATGAAATATCTACATTTGTAAATGTTACTCTTCCAATGGCTAAAAACGGTCTTTTTGCTAGTGGAATAATATCATTAGCCCGTTGTATAGGAACATTTGCATCAGTACTCTTTGTAGGAGGAGGTATCTTAATGAAAACAGAGACTTTAGCTGTTTCAATGTACCTTAATTTATCTACAGGAGATATAGATATGGCAATTACAGCAGGAATACTTTTAGTGGTTATTTCATTTATAACAATAGCTGTGATGGAAAGATATGCTCAAGAACACCATATATAA